The Salvelinus namaycush isolate Seneca chromosome 1, SaNama_1.0, whole genome shotgun sequence genome has a window encoding:
- the LOC120037908 gene encoding beta-adducin-like isoform X3: protein MSTSPTPKGTPVQQSSSDGGPSDGVLEALVSPQHSTPGSSGPQHKKRVSSLLQSPSFREELDVLIQEQMKKGGSSSNLWALRQLADYMASHGSPAALSASSTGMMMVTPINDLHGLEPSGMVKGERLMRCKLASVHRLLDLYGWAQLSHTCLTLRVSKEQEHFLVLPNGLAYGEVTASSLAKVNILGEVVERGSTTLGVDLDSFSLHSAIYSTRPDVRCLVHLHTPATAAVSAMKCGLLPLSHEALLVGEVASYDYNGLMENEEDRVELQKSLGPTCKVLLLRNHGIVALGESVEEAFYTIYHIQAACQIQVSALCSAGGEQNLIMLDRSTHKPNAAGTVGWAGSTFGPLTKSRLGEHEFEALMRTLDNLGYRTGYAYRFPVLLERSRTRREVEVPATVHSFQFEEEGVHPLPRQHPYAQRQQQEKTRWLNTPNSYLRVNQDQASPGHQRTTWLKTEEMQQGAIKIENSNQFVPLFTNPQEVLETRNKIRQQNRQDMKTAGPQSQVLAGVITDGSPLVQKKLHVAVKKSVLSVNKSIKVKSPDPAELAILEPETPNPFNQLTDKELEEYRKEVQRKAGGQTDDETKKDSTAVQNGKGEEEKQTTEELEKGMKALSTNDTSTPPSTTPAAPPAKPPSNTPEGSPSKSPSKKKKKFKAPSFLKKSKKKEQKEKAET, encoded by the exons ATGAGCACCTCGCCCACCCCTAAGGGCACGCCTGTGCAGCAGAGCTCCAGCGATGGGGGCCCTAGTGATGGGGTCCTCGAGGCTCTTGTGTCTCCACAGCACTCTACACCTGGCTCCTCCGGGCCCCAACACAAGAAACGCGTCTCCAGCCTCCTGCAGAGCCCG tcGTTCCGTGAGGAGCTGGATGTTCTGATCCAGGAACAGATGAAGAAGGGAGGCAGCAGCTCCAACCTCTGGGCTCTGAGGCAGCTAGCTGATTACATGGCCTCTCACGGCTCACCTGCCGCCCTGTCCGCCTCCagtacag gcATGATGATGGTGACACCCATCAACGACCTGCATGGCTTGGAGCCCAGCGGCATGGTGAAGGGAGAGAGGCTGATGCGTTGTAAACTGGCCAGTGTCCACCGCCTTCTGGACCTTTACGGCTGGGCCCAGCTCAGCCACACCTGCCTCACC CTGCGTGTCAGTAAGGAACAGGAGCACTTCCTGGTTCTGCCCAATGGCCTGGCCTATGGTGAGGTCACTGCCTCTAGCCTG GCGAAGGTGAATATCCTTGGGGAGGTGGTGGAGAGGGGCAGCACCACCCTGGGGGTAGACCTGGATTCCTTCAGCCTCCACTCAGCCATCTACTCTACCCGGCCAGACGTACGCTGTCTGGTGCACCTCCACACCCCCGCCACCGCCGCC GTGTCCGCCATGAAGTGTGGCCTGCTGCCACTGTCCCATGAGGCTCTGCTGGTGGGTGAGGTGGCGTCCTACGACTACAATGGGCTGATGGAGAACGAGGAGGACCGGGTGGAGCTTCAGAAGAGTCTCGGGCCCACCTGCAAG GTGCTGTTGCTTCGAAACCATGGCATCGTGGCCCTGGGGGAGTCAGTGGAGGAGGCTTTCTACACCATCTATCACATACAGGCTGCCTGTCAGATCCAG GTGTCAGCATTGTGCAGTGCTGGAGGAGAGCAGAACCTGATCATGCTGGACCGCTCCACCCACAAACCCAACGCTGCAGGCACCGTGGGCTGGGCCGGATCCACCTTCGGCCCCCTGACCAAGAGTCGACTCGGGGAGCACGAGTTtgaggctctcatgaggactctGGACAACCTG GGTTACCGTACCGGCTACGCCTACCGCTTCCCCGTGCTGCTGGAGCGCTCTCGGACACGGAGGGAGGTGGAGGTACCCGCCACAGTCCACTCCTTCCAGTTTGAGGAGGAGGGAGTGCACCCGTTACCCCGCCAGCACCCCTACGCCCAGCGGCAGCAACAGGAGAAGACCCGCTGGCTCAACACCCCAAACTCCTACCTGAGGGTGAACCAAGACCAAGCCAGCCCCGGACACCAGCGCACCACA TGGCTGAAGACAGAGGAGATGCAACAAGGAGCCATCAAGATTGAGAACTCAAATCAGTTTGTTCCTCTTTTTACCAACCCTCAAGAGGTGCTGGAAACACGAAATAAG atCCGGCAGCAGAACCGTCAGGACATGAAGACAGCAGGACCCCAGTCCCAAGTACTAGCCGGTGTCATAACGGATGGTAGTCCACTG GTCCAGAAAAAACTGCATGTTGCTGTAAAAAAGAGTGTGCTCTCAGTCAACAAAAGCATCAAAGTAAAG TCTCCAGACCCGGCAGAACTTGCGATACTTGAGCCGGAGACCCCCAACCCGTTTAACCAGCTGACAGACAAGGAGCTGGAGGAGTACCGCAAGGAGGTGCAGAGGAAGGCAGGAGGTCAAACAGATG ATGAGACAAAGAAAGACTCCACAGCAGTTCAGAacgggaaaggagaggaggagaagcagACCACGGAGGAGCTGGAGAAAGGGATGAAGGCTTTGTCTACCAACGACACTTCTacacccccctccaccacccctgCTGCCCCACCCGCTAAACCGCCCAGCAACACCCCTGAGGGATCCCCCTCCAAGTCCCCCTCTAAGAAGAAAAAGAAGTTCAAGGCCCCCTCGTTCCTAAAGAAGAGCAAGAAGAAAGAGCAGAAAGAGAAAGCTGAAACTTGA
- the LOC120037908 gene encoding beta-adducin-like isoform X4, with translation MSTSPTPKGTPVQQSSSDGGPSDGVLEALVSPQHSTPGSSGPQHKKRVSSLLQSPSFREELDVLIQEQMKKGGSSSNLWALRQLADYMASHGSPAALSASSTGMMMVTPINDLHGLEPSGMVKGERLMRCKLASVHRLLDLYGWAQLSHTCLTLRVSKEQEHFLVLPNGLAYGEVTASSLAKVNILGEVVERGSTTLGVDLDSFSLHSAIYSTRPDVRCLVHLHTPATAAVSAMKCGLLPLSHEALLVGEVASYDYNGLMENEEDRVELQKSLGPTCKVLLLRNHGIVALGESVEEAFYTIYHIQAACQIQVSALCSAGGEQNLIMLDRSTHKPNAAGTVGWAGSTFGPLTKSRLGEHEFEALMRTLDNLGYRTGYAYRFPVLLERSRTRREVEVPATVHSFQFEEEGVHPLPRQHPYAQRQQQEKTRWLNTPNSYLRVNQDQASPGHQRTTWLKTEEMQQGAIKIENSNQFVPLFTNPQEVLETRNKIRQQNRQDMKTAGPQSQVLAGVITDGSPLVQKKLHVAVKKSVLSVNKSIKVKSPDPAELAILEPETPNPFNQLTDKELEEYRKEVQRKAGGQTDVGEEVENEKESLPATPSTNNPTPCNPPPSGHPSGTEILSQ, from the exons ATGAGCACCTCGCCCACCCCTAAGGGCACGCCTGTGCAGCAGAGCTCCAGCGATGGGGGCCCTAGTGATGGGGTCCTCGAGGCTCTTGTGTCTCCACAGCACTCTACACCTGGCTCCTCCGGGCCCCAACACAAGAAACGCGTCTCCAGCCTCCTGCAGAGCCCG tcGTTCCGTGAGGAGCTGGATGTTCTGATCCAGGAACAGATGAAGAAGGGAGGCAGCAGCTCCAACCTCTGGGCTCTGAGGCAGCTAGCTGATTACATGGCCTCTCACGGCTCACCTGCCGCCCTGTCCGCCTCCagtacag gcATGATGATGGTGACACCCATCAACGACCTGCATGGCTTGGAGCCCAGCGGCATGGTGAAGGGAGAGAGGCTGATGCGTTGTAAACTGGCCAGTGTCCACCGCCTTCTGGACCTTTACGGCTGGGCCCAGCTCAGCCACACCTGCCTCACC CTGCGTGTCAGTAAGGAACAGGAGCACTTCCTGGTTCTGCCCAATGGCCTGGCCTATGGTGAGGTCACTGCCTCTAGCCTG GCGAAGGTGAATATCCTTGGGGAGGTGGTGGAGAGGGGCAGCACCACCCTGGGGGTAGACCTGGATTCCTTCAGCCTCCACTCAGCCATCTACTCTACCCGGCCAGACGTACGCTGTCTGGTGCACCTCCACACCCCCGCCACCGCCGCC GTGTCCGCCATGAAGTGTGGCCTGCTGCCACTGTCCCATGAGGCTCTGCTGGTGGGTGAGGTGGCGTCCTACGACTACAATGGGCTGATGGAGAACGAGGAGGACCGGGTGGAGCTTCAGAAGAGTCTCGGGCCCACCTGCAAG GTGCTGTTGCTTCGAAACCATGGCATCGTGGCCCTGGGGGAGTCAGTGGAGGAGGCTTTCTACACCATCTATCACATACAGGCTGCCTGTCAGATCCAG GTGTCAGCATTGTGCAGTGCTGGAGGAGAGCAGAACCTGATCATGCTGGACCGCTCCACCCACAAACCCAACGCTGCAGGCACCGTGGGCTGGGCCGGATCCACCTTCGGCCCCCTGACCAAGAGTCGACTCGGGGAGCACGAGTTtgaggctctcatgaggactctGGACAACCTG GGTTACCGTACCGGCTACGCCTACCGCTTCCCCGTGCTGCTGGAGCGCTCTCGGACACGGAGGGAGGTGGAGGTACCCGCCACAGTCCACTCCTTCCAGTTTGAGGAGGAGGGAGTGCACCCGTTACCCCGCCAGCACCCCTACGCCCAGCGGCAGCAACAGGAGAAGACCCGCTGGCTCAACACCCCAAACTCCTACCTGAGGGTGAACCAAGACCAAGCCAGCCCCGGACACCAGCGCACCACA TGGCTGAAGACAGAGGAGATGCAACAAGGAGCCATCAAGATTGAGAACTCAAATCAGTTTGTTCCTCTTTTTACCAACCCTCAAGAGGTGCTGGAAACACGAAATAAG atCCGGCAGCAGAACCGTCAGGACATGAAGACAGCAGGACCCCAGTCCCAAGTACTAGCCGGTGTCATAACGGATGGTAGTCCACTG GTCCAGAAAAAACTGCATGTTGCTGTAAAAAAGAGTGTGCTCTCAGTCAACAAAAGCATCAAAGTAAAG TCTCCAGACCCGGCAGAACTTGCGATACTTGAGCCGGAGACCCCCAACCCGTTTAACCAGCTGACAGACAAGGAGCTGGAGGAGTACCGCAAGGAGGTGCAGAGGAAGGCAGGAGGTCAAACAGATG taggggaggaggtggagaacgAGAAGGAGTCTCTCCCAGCTACCCCCTCCACCAACAACCCTACCCCCTGCAATCCCCCACCCTCAG GGCACCCCTCTGGTACTGAGATCTTGTCTCAATA A
- the LOC120037908 gene encoding beta-adducin-like isoform X1 produces MSTSPTPKGTPVQQSSSDGGPSDGVLEALVSPQHSTPGSSGPQHKKRVSSLLQSPSFREELDVLIQEQMKKGGSSSNLWALRQLADYMASHGSPAALSASSTGMMMVTPINDLHGLEPSGMVKGERLMRCKLASVHRLLDLYGWAQLSHTCLTLRVSKEQEHFLVLPNGLAYGEVTASSLAKVNILGEVVERGSTTLGVDLDSFSLHSAIYSTRPDVRCLVHLHTPATAAVSAMKCGLLPLSHEALLVGEVASYDYNGLMENEEDRVELQKSLGPTCKVLLLRNHGIVALGESVEEAFYTIYHIQAACQIQVSALCSAGGEQNLIMLDRSTHKPNAAGTVGWAGSTFGPLTKSRLGEHEFEALMRTLDNLGYRTGYAYRFPVLLERSRTRREVEVPATVHSFQFEEEGVHPLPRQHPYAQRQQQEKTRWLNTPNSYLRVNQDQASPGHQRTTWLKTEEMQQGAIKIENSNQFVPLFTNPQEVLETRNKIRQQNRQDMKTAGPQSQVLAGVITDGSPLVQKKLHVAVKKSVLSVNKSIKVKSPDPAELAILEPETPNPFNQLTDKELEEYRKEVQRKAGGQTDVGEEVENEKESLPATPSTNNPTPCNPPPSDETKKDSTAVQNGKGEEEKQTTEELEKGMKALSTNDTSTPPSTTPAAPPAKPPSNTPEGSPSKSPSKKKKKFKAPSFLKKSKKKEQKEKAET; encoded by the exons ATGAGCACCTCGCCCACCCCTAAGGGCACGCCTGTGCAGCAGAGCTCCAGCGATGGGGGCCCTAGTGATGGGGTCCTCGAGGCTCTTGTGTCTCCACAGCACTCTACACCTGGCTCCTCCGGGCCCCAACACAAGAAACGCGTCTCCAGCCTCCTGCAGAGCCCG tcGTTCCGTGAGGAGCTGGATGTTCTGATCCAGGAACAGATGAAGAAGGGAGGCAGCAGCTCCAACCTCTGGGCTCTGAGGCAGCTAGCTGATTACATGGCCTCTCACGGCTCACCTGCCGCCCTGTCCGCCTCCagtacag gcATGATGATGGTGACACCCATCAACGACCTGCATGGCTTGGAGCCCAGCGGCATGGTGAAGGGAGAGAGGCTGATGCGTTGTAAACTGGCCAGTGTCCACCGCCTTCTGGACCTTTACGGCTGGGCCCAGCTCAGCCACACCTGCCTCACC CTGCGTGTCAGTAAGGAACAGGAGCACTTCCTGGTTCTGCCCAATGGCCTGGCCTATGGTGAGGTCACTGCCTCTAGCCTG GCGAAGGTGAATATCCTTGGGGAGGTGGTGGAGAGGGGCAGCACCACCCTGGGGGTAGACCTGGATTCCTTCAGCCTCCACTCAGCCATCTACTCTACCCGGCCAGACGTACGCTGTCTGGTGCACCTCCACACCCCCGCCACCGCCGCC GTGTCCGCCATGAAGTGTGGCCTGCTGCCACTGTCCCATGAGGCTCTGCTGGTGGGTGAGGTGGCGTCCTACGACTACAATGGGCTGATGGAGAACGAGGAGGACCGGGTGGAGCTTCAGAAGAGTCTCGGGCCCACCTGCAAG GTGCTGTTGCTTCGAAACCATGGCATCGTGGCCCTGGGGGAGTCAGTGGAGGAGGCTTTCTACACCATCTATCACATACAGGCTGCCTGTCAGATCCAG GTGTCAGCATTGTGCAGTGCTGGAGGAGAGCAGAACCTGATCATGCTGGACCGCTCCACCCACAAACCCAACGCTGCAGGCACCGTGGGCTGGGCCGGATCCACCTTCGGCCCCCTGACCAAGAGTCGACTCGGGGAGCACGAGTTtgaggctctcatgaggactctGGACAACCTG GGTTACCGTACCGGCTACGCCTACCGCTTCCCCGTGCTGCTGGAGCGCTCTCGGACACGGAGGGAGGTGGAGGTACCCGCCACAGTCCACTCCTTCCAGTTTGAGGAGGAGGGAGTGCACCCGTTACCCCGCCAGCACCCCTACGCCCAGCGGCAGCAACAGGAGAAGACCCGCTGGCTCAACACCCCAAACTCCTACCTGAGGGTGAACCAAGACCAAGCCAGCCCCGGACACCAGCGCACCACA TGGCTGAAGACAGAGGAGATGCAACAAGGAGCCATCAAGATTGAGAACTCAAATCAGTTTGTTCCTCTTTTTACCAACCCTCAAGAGGTGCTGGAAACACGAAATAAG atCCGGCAGCAGAACCGTCAGGACATGAAGACAGCAGGACCCCAGTCCCAAGTACTAGCCGGTGTCATAACGGATGGTAGTCCACTG GTCCAGAAAAAACTGCATGTTGCTGTAAAAAAGAGTGTGCTCTCAGTCAACAAAAGCATCAAAGTAAAG TCTCCAGACCCGGCAGAACTTGCGATACTTGAGCCGGAGACCCCCAACCCGTTTAACCAGCTGACAGACAAGGAGCTGGAGGAGTACCGCAAGGAGGTGCAGAGGAAGGCAGGAGGTCAAACAGATG taggggaggaggtggagaacgAGAAGGAGTCTCTCCCAGCTACCCCCTCCACCAACAACCCTACCCCCTGCAATCCCCCACCCTCAG ATGAGACAAAGAAAGACTCCACAGCAGTTCAGAacgggaaaggagaggaggagaagcagACCACGGAGGAGCTGGAGAAAGGGATGAAGGCTTTGTCTACCAACGACACTTCTacacccccctccaccacccctgCTGCCCCACCCGCTAAACCGCCCAGCAACACCCCTGAGGGATCCCCCTCCAAGTCCCCCTCTAAGAAGAAAAAGAAGTTCAAGGCCCCCTCGTTCCTAAAGAAGAGCAAGAAGAAAGAGCAGAAAGAGAAAGCTGAAACTTGA
- the LOC120039345 gene encoding max dimerization protein 1-like: MAAIEMVQMLIEAAEYLDRREREAEHGYASVLPFTSSKEKDSLKRKNKSKKNSNSRSTHNEMEKNRRAHLRLCLERLKSLVPLGPDSNRHTTLSLLMRAKKHIVRLEESERRAQHTLDQLQREQRHLQRRLEQLGVERTRMDSTGSIVSSDNPDSDQEEELDVDVEGTDYLLGDLEWSTSSVSDSDERGSLRSSCSDEGYSSASLRLRMQNQNTQEKAEQLGCSL, encoded by the exons ATGGCGGCGATCGAAATGGTGCAGATGTTGATCGAAGCAGCAGAATACCTTGATCGCAGAGAAAGAG AAGCAGAACATGGCTATGCCTCCGTGTTACCGTTCACCAGCAGCAAAGAGAAGGACAGCTTGAAACGGAAAAACAAAAGCAAGAAGAACTCCAATAGCAG ATCTACACACAACGAGATGGAGAAAAACCG acGCGCACACCTACGGCTGTGTTTAGAGCGACTGAAATCCCTCGTTCCATTGGGACCAGACTCCAACAGGCATACCACCCTCAGCCTGCTGATGAGGGCCAAGAAACACATTGTG AGGTTGGAGGAGAGCGAGCGGAGAGCCCAGCATACCTTAGACCAgctgcagagagagcagaggcacCTGCAACGGCGTCTGGAGCAGCTGGGGGTGGAGAGAACACGCATGGACAGCACAGGATCCATTGTCTCCTCCGACAATCCTGACTCAGACCAGG AGGAGGAGCTGGATGTGGATGTGGAGGGGACTGACTACCTGCTGGGGGATCTGGAGTGGAGCACCAGCAGTGTCAGTGACTCTGATGAGCGGGGCAGCCTGCGCAGCAGCTGCAGTGACGAGGGCTACTCCAGCGCCAGCCTGCGCCTGCGCATGCAGAACCAAAACACTCAGGAGAAGGCCGAGCAGCTGGGCTGCAGCCTATAA
- the LOC120037908 gene encoding beta-adducin-like isoform X5 codes for MSTSPTPKGTPVQQSSSDGGPSDGVLEALVSPQHSTPGSSGPQHKKRVSSLLQSPSFREELDVLIQEQMKKGGSSSNLWALRQLADYMASHGSPAALSASSTGMMMVTPINDLHGLEPSGMVKGERLMRCKLASVHRLLDLYGWAQLSHTCLTLRVSKEQEHFLVLPNGLAYGEVTASSLAKVNILGEVVERGSTTLGVDLDSFSLHSAIYSTRPDVRCLVHLHTPATAAVSAMKCGLLPLSHEALLVGEVASYDYNGLMENEEDRVELQKSLGPTCKVLLLRNHGIVALGESVEEAFYTIYHIQAACQIQVSALCSAGGEQNLIMLDRSTHKPNAAGTVGWAGSTFGPLTKSRLGEHEFEALMRTLDNLGYRTGYAYRFPVLLERSRTRREVEVPATVHSFQFEEEGVHPLPRQHPYAQRQQQEKTRWLNTPNSYLRVNQDQASPGHQRTTWLKTEEMQQGAIKIENSNQFVPLFTNPQEVLETRNKIRQQNRQDMKTAGPQSQVLAGVITDGSPLVQKKLHVAVKKSVLSVNKSIKVKSPDPAELAILEPETPNPFNQLTDKELEEYRKEVQRKAGGQTDGHPSGTEILSQ; via the exons ATGAGCACCTCGCCCACCCCTAAGGGCACGCCTGTGCAGCAGAGCTCCAGCGATGGGGGCCCTAGTGATGGGGTCCTCGAGGCTCTTGTGTCTCCACAGCACTCTACACCTGGCTCCTCCGGGCCCCAACACAAGAAACGCGTCTCCAGCCTCCTGCAGAGCCCG tcGTTCCGTGAGGAGCTGGATGTTCTGATCCAGGAACAGATGAAGAAGGGAGGCAGCAGCTCCAACCTCTGGGCTCTGAGGCAGCTAGCTGATTACATGGCCTCTCACGGCTCACCTGCCGCCCTGTCCGCCTCCagtacag gcATGATGATGGTGACACCCATCAACGACCTGCATGGCTTGGAGCCCAGCGGCATGGTGAAGGGAGAGAGGCTGATGCGTTGTAAACTGGCCAGTGTCCACCGCCTTCTGGACCTTTACGGCTGGGCCCAGCTCAGCCACACCTGCCTCACC CTGCGTGTCAGTAAGGAACAGGAGCACTTCCTGGTTCTGCCCAATGGCCTGGCCTATGGTGAGGTCACTGCCTCTAGCCTG GCGAAGGTGAATATCCTTGGGGAGGTGGTGGAGAGGGGCAGCACCACCCTGGGGGTAGACCTGGATTCCTTCAGCCTCCACTCAGCCATCTACTCTACCCGGCCAGACGTACGCTGTCTGGTGCACCTCCACACCCCCGCCACCGCCGCC GTGTCCGCCATGAAGTGTGGCCTGCTGCCACTGTCCCATGAGGCTCTGCTGGTGGGTGAGGTGGCGTCCTACGACTACAATGGGCTGATGGAGAACGAGGAGGACCGGGTGGAGCTTCAGAAGAGTCTCGGGCCCACCTGCAAG GTGCTGTTGCTTCGAAACCATGGCATCGTGGCCCTGGGGGAGTCAGTGGAGGAGGCTTTCTACACCATCTATCACATACAGGCTGCCTGTCAGATCCAG GTGTCAGCATTGTGCAGTGCTGGAGGAGAGCAGAACCTGATCATGCTGGACCGCTCCACCCACAAACCCAACGCTGCAGGCACCGTGGGCTGGGCCGGATCCACCTTCGGCCCCCTGACCAAGAGTCGACTCGGGGAGCACGAGTTtgaggctctcatgaggactctGGACAACCTG GGTTACCGTACCGGCTACGCCTACCGCTTCCCCGTGCTGCTGGAGCGCTCTCGGACACGGAGGGAGGTGGAGGTACCCGCCACAGTCCACTCCTTCCAGTTTGAGGAGGAGGGAGTGCACCCGTTACCCCGCCAGCACCCCTACGCCCAGCGGCAGCAACAGGAGAAGACCCGCTGGCTCAACACCCCAAACTCCTACCTGAGGGTGAACCAAGACCAAGCCAGCCCCGGACACCAGCGCACCACA TGGCTGAAGACAGAGGAGATGCAACAAGGAGCCATCAAGATTGAGAACTCAAATCAGTTTGTTCCTCTTTTTACCAACCCTCAAGAGGTGCTGGAAACACGAAATAAG atCCGGCAGCAGAACCGTCAGGACATGAAGACAGCAGGACCCCAGTCCCAAGTACTAGCCGGTGTCATAACGGATGGTAGTCCACTG GTCCAGAAAAAACTGCATGTTGCTGTAAAAAAGAGTGTGCTCTCAGTCAACAAAAGCATCAAAGTAAAG TCTCCAGACCCGGCAGAACTTGCGATACTTGAGCCGGAGACCCCCAACCCGTTTAACCAGCTGACAGACAAGGAGCTGGAGGAGTACCGCAAGGAGGTGCAGAGGAAGGCAGGAGGTCAAACAGATG GGCACCCCTCTGGTACTGAGATCTTGTCTCAATA A
- the LOC120037908 gene encoding beta-adducin-like isoform X2, translating into MSTSPTPKGTPVQQSSSDGGPSDGVLEALVSPQHSTPGSSGPQHKKRVSSLLQSPSFREELDVLIQEQMKKGGSSSNLWALRQLADYMASHGSPAALSASSTGMMMVTPINDLHGLEPSGMVKGERLMRCKLASVHRLLDLYGWAQLSHTCLTLRVSKEQEHFLVLPNGLAYGEVTASSLAKVNILGEVVERGSTTLGVDLDSFSLHSAIYSTRPDVRCLVHLHTPATAAVSAMKCGLLPLSHEALLVGEVASYDYNGLMENEEDRVELQKSLGPTCKVLLLRNHGIVALGESVEEAFYTIYHIQAACQIQVSALCSAGGEQNLIMLDRSTHKPNAAGTVGWAGSTFGPLTKSRLGEHEFEALMRTLDNLGYRTGYAYRFPVLLERSRTRREVEVPATVHSFQFEEEGVHPLPRQHPYAQRQQQEKTRWLNTPNSYLRVNQDQASPGHQRTTWLKTEEMQQGAIKIENSNQFVPLFTNPQEVLETRNKIRQQNRQDMKTAGPQSQVLAGVITDGSPLVQKKLHVAVKKSVLSVNKSIKVKSPDPAELAILEPETPNPFNQLTDKELEEYRKEVQRKAGGQTDGEEVENEKESLPATPSTNNPTPCNPPPSDETKKDSTAVQNGKGEEEKQTTEELEKGMKALSTNDTSTPPSTTPAAPPAKPPSNTPEGSPSKSPSKKKKKFKAPSFLKKSKKKEQKEKAET; encoded by the exons ATGAGCACCTCGCCCACCCCTAAGGGCACGCCTGTGCAGCAGAGCTCCAGCGATGGGGGCCCTAGTGATGGGGTCCTCGAGGCTCTTGTGTCTCCACAGCACTCTACACCTGGCTCCTCCGGGCCCCAACACAAGAAACGCGTCTCCAGCCTCCTGCAGAGCCCG tcGTTCCGTGAGGAGCTGGATGTTCTGATCCAGGAACAGATGAAGAAGGGAGGCAGCAGCTCCAACCTCTGGGCTCTGAGGCAGCTAGCTGATTACATGGCCTCTCACGGCTCACCTGCCGCCCTGTCCGCCTCCagtacag gcATGATGATGGTGACACCCATCAACGACCTGCATGGCTTGGAGCCCAGCGGCATGGTGAAGGGAGAGAGGCTGATGCGTTGTAAACTGGCCAGTGTCCACCGCCTTCTGGACCTTTACGGCTGGGCCCAGCTCAGCCACACCTGCCTCACC CTGCGTGTCAGTAAGGAACAGGAGCACTTCCTGGTTCTGCCCAATGGCCTGGCCTATGGTGAGGTCACTGCCTCTAGCCTG GCGAAGGTGAATATCCTTGGGGAGGTGGTGGAGAGGGGCAGCACCACCCTGGGGGTAGACCTGGATTCCTTCAGCCTCCACTCAGCCATCTACTCTACCCGGCCAGACGTACGCTGTCTGGTGCACCTCCACACCCCCGCCACCGCCGCC GTGTCCGCCATGAAGTGTGGCCTGCTGCCACTGTCCCATGAGGCTCTGCTGGTGGGTGAGGTGGCGTCCTACGACTACAATGGGCTGATGGAGAACGAGGAGGACCGGGTGGAGCTTCAGAAGAGTCTCGGGCCCACCTGCAAG GTGCTGTTGCTTCGAAACCATGGCATCGTGGCCCTGGGGGAGTCAGTGGAGGAGGCTTTCTACACCATCTATCACATACAGGCTGCCTGTCAGATCCAG GTGTCAGCATTGTGCAGTGCTGGAGGAGAGCAGAACCTGATCATGCTGGACCGCTCCACCCACAAACCCAACGCTGCAGGCACCGTGGGCTGGGCCGGATCCACCTTCGGCCCCCTGACCAAGAGTCGACTCGGGGAGCACGAGTTtgaggctctcatgaggactctGGACAACCTG GGTTACCGTACCGGCTACGCCTACCGCTTCCCCGTGCTGCTGGAGCGCTCTCGGACACGGAGGGAGGTGGAGGTACCCGCCACAGTCCACTCCTTCCAGTTTGAGGAGGAGGGAGTGCACCCGTTACCCCGCCAGCACCCCTACGCCCAGCGGCAGCAACAGGAGAAGACCCGCTGGCTCAACACCCCAAACTCCTACCTGAGGGTGAACCAAGACCAAGCCAGCCCCGGACACCAGCGCACCACA TGGCTGAAGACAGAGGAGATGCAACAAGGAGCCATCAAGATTGAGAACTCAAATCAGTTTGTTCCTCTTTTTACCAACCCTCAAGAGGTGCTGGAAACACGAAATAAG atCCGGCAGCAGAACCGTCAGGACATGAAGACAGCAGGACCCCAGTCCCAAGTACTAGCCGGTGTCATAACGGATGGTAGTCCACTG GTCCAGAAAAAACTGCATGTTGCTGTAAAAAAGAGTGTGCTCTCAGTCAACAAAAGCATCAAAGTAAAG TCTCCAGACCCGGCAGAACTTGCGATACTTGAGCCGGAGACCCCCAACCCGTTTAACCAGCTGACAGACAAGGAGCTGGAGGAGTACCGCAAGGAGGTGCAGAGGAAGGCAGGAGGTCAAACAGATG gggaggaggtggagaacgAGAAGGAGTCTCTCCCAGCTACCCCCTCCACCAACAACCCTACCCCCTGCAATCCCCCACCCTCAG ATGAGACAAAGAAAGACTCCACAGCAGTTCAGAacgggaaaggagaggaggagaagcagACCACGGAGGAGCTGGAGAAAGGGATGAAGGCTTTGTCTACCAACGACACTTCTacacccccctccaccacccctgCTGCCCCACCCGCTAAACCGCCCAGCAACACCCCTGAGGGATCCCCCTCCAAGTCCCCCTCTAAGAAGAAAAAGAAGTTCAAGGCCCCCTCGTTCCTAAAGAAGAGCAAGAAGAAAGAGCAGAAAGAGAAAGCTGAAACTTGA